From Streptomyces sp. TLI_235, a single genomic window includes:
- a CDS encoding nitrite reductase (NADH) small subunit translates to MTTVATTTRVELLTGRTWTTVCDWERLTPGRGVAVLLPDGTQAAVFRDRADRLYAVANRDPFTGAYVLSRGLVGSTADGRVYVASPLLKQRFDLATGECLDDETVRIPVHTTRLGEV, encoded by the coding sequence ATGACCACCGTCGCCACCACCACCCGCGTCGAACTGCTGACCGGCCGCACCTGGACCACCGTCTGCGACTGGGAGCGGCTCACCCCCGGCCGCGGCGTCGCCGTCCTGCTGCCGGACGGCACCCAGGCCGCCGTCTTCCGCGACCGCGCCGACCGCCTGTACGCGGTGGCCAACCGCGACCCGTTCACCGGGGCGTACGTGCTCTCCCGCGGCCTGGTCGGCTCCACCGCGGACGGCAGGGTGTACGTCGCCTCGCCGCTCCTCAAGCAGCGCTTCGACCTGGCGACCGGGGAGTGCCTGGACGACGAGACGGTCCGG
- a CDS encoding assimilatory nitrite reductase (NAD(P)H) large subunit precursor has translation MTTSPMTTTKPTVVLVGYGMVGHRFLEALADTGAADRYRVVVLAEEPRHAYDRVALTSYFSGKSADDLLLAEEGFTDTHGFEVHLSSPVASIDRAAKTVTTAAGHTVGYDTLVLATGSYPFVPPVEGKDAEGCFVYRTIEDLEAIEAYAATANVGAVVGGGLLGLEAAGALKGLGLETHVVEFAPRLMPVQVDEGGGEALRRTIEEMGVVVHTGVGTKTVVVEDGRACGMTFTDGSDLETDLVIFSAGVRPRDQLARDCGLTVGERGGIAVDEFCKTSDEHVFAIGECALAVDGRVYGLVAPGYEMAQAVAQQLADEACKPFTGADLSTKLKLLGVDVASFGDAFGTTEGSLDVVYSDSRSGVYKKLVVTADGALLGGILVGDAEAYSSLRPLAGTGNPLPVPAESLVLPSGVGAPAALGSSALPDEAVVCNCHNVTKGQVRSAVTEHSCATVPEVKKCTKAGTGCGSCIKLLSTIVSDELEASGVEVDKGLCPCFAHTRAELYEIVRVKRIATHRQLLAEHGRVSEGAEGCEVCKPTVGSIIASLAPELEASGHILDGEQAALQDTNDHFLANLQKNGSYSVVPRIPGGEITPEKLIVIGEVARDFGLYTKITGGQRIDLFGASVDQLPQIWSRLVAAGFESGHAYGKSLRTVKSCVGSTWCRYGVQDSVAMAIHLELRYRGLRSPHKLKSAVSGCARECAEARGKDFGIIATSNGWNLYVGGNGGATPRHADLLAQDLDDEQLIKLIDRFLMFYIRTADRLERTSTWLERIEGGLDHVRDVVVNDSLGICADLETLMAHHVADYQDEWAATLADPDRMRRFVSFVNAPGVPDPSIQFTPERDQIKPDLVLLATEEELLAALDPDNALLETR, from the coding sequence ATGACCACCAGCCCGATGACCACCACCAAGCCGACCGTCGTCCTGGTCGGGTACGGGATGGTCGGCCACCGTTTCCTGGAAGCCCTGGCCGACACCGGCGCCGCCGACCGCTACCGGGTGGTCGTCCTCGCCGAGGAGCCCCGGCACGCCTACGACCGGGTCGCCCTGACCTCGTACTTCTCCGGCAAGTCCGCCGACGACCTGCTGCTCGCCGAGGAGGGCTTCACCGACACGCACGGCTTCGAGGTTCACCTCTCCTCCCCCGTCGCCTCGATCGACCGGGCGGCGAAGACCGTCACCACCGCGGCCGGCCACACCGTCGGCTACGACACCCTGGTGCTGGCCACCGGCTCCTACCCGTTCGTGCCGCCGGTCGAGGGCAAGGACGCCGAGGGCTGCTTCGTCTACCGGACCATCGAGGACCTGGAGGCCATCGAGGCGTACGCGGCGACCGCGAACGTCGGTGCGGTGGTCGGCGGCGGTCTGCTCGGCCTGGAGGCGGCGGGCGCGCTCAAGGGCCTCGGCCTGGAGACCCACGTGGTCGAGTTCGCGCCCCGCCTGATGCCCGTCCAGGTGGACGAGGGCGGCGGCGAGGCGCTGCGCCGCACCATCGAGGAGATGGGTGTCGTCGTGCACACCGGGGTCGGCACCAAGACCGTCGTGGTCGAGGACGGCAGGGCTTGCGGCATGACCTTCACCGACGGCTCCGACCTGGAGACCGACCTGGTGATCTTCTCGGCCGGTGTCCGCCCCCGCGACCAGCTGGCCCGCGACTGCGGCCTCACCGTCGGCGAGCGCGGCGGCATCGCCGTCGACGAGTTCTGCAAGACCTCCGACGAGCACGTCTTCGCGATCGGCGAGTGCGCGCTCGCCGTCGACGGCCGGGTCTACGGCCTGGTCGCCCCGGGCTACGAGATGGCCCAGGCGGTCGCCCAGCAGCTCGCCGACGAGGCCTGCAAGCCGTTCACCGGTGCCGACCTCTCCACCAAGCTCAAGCTGCTCGGCGTCGACGTGGCCAGCTTCGGCGACGCCTTCGGCACCACCGAGGGCTCGCTGGACGTCGTCTACTCCGACTCCCGCTCCGGCGTCTACAAGAAGCTGGTCGTCACCGCCGACGGCGCGCTGCTCGGCGGCATCCTGGTCGGCGACGCCGAGGCGTACTCATCGCTGCGGCCGCTGGCCGGAACCGGCAACCCGCTGCCCGTGCCCGCCGAGTCCCTGGTCCTCCCCTCCGGGGTGGGCGCCCCCGCGGCGCTCGGCAGCTCCGCACTGCCGGACGAGGCGGTCGTCTGCAACTGCCACAACGTCACCAAGGGCCAGGTCCGCTCGGCCGTCACCGAGCACTCCTGTGCCACGGTGCCCGAGGTCAAGAAGTGCACCAAGGCCGGCACCGGCTGCGGGTCCTGCATCAAGCTGCTCTCGACCATCGTCTCCGACGAGCTGGAGGCCTCCGGCGTCGAGGTCGACAAGGGCCTGTGCCCCTGCTTCGCGCACACCCGCGCCGAGCTGTACGAGATCGTCCGGGTGAAGCGGATCGCCACCCACCGGCAGCTGCTCGCCGAGCACGGCCGGGTCTCCGAGGGCGCCGAGGGCTGCGAGGTCTGCAAGCCCACCGTCGGCTCGATCATCGCCTCGCTCGCCCCGGAGCTGGAGGCCTCCGGCCACATCCTGGACGGCGAGCAGGCCGCCCTGCAGGACACCAACGACCACTTCCTGGCCAACCTGCAGAAGAACGGCTCCTACTCGGTCGTGCCGCGCATCCCGGGTGGCGAGATCACCCCGGAGAAGCTCATCGTCATCGGCGAGGTCGCCCGCGACTTCGGCCTCTACACCAAGATCACCGGCGGTCAGCGGATCGACCTCTTCGGCGCCAGCGTCGACCAGCTCCCGCAGATCTGGTCCCGCCTGGTCGCGGCCGGCTTCGAGTCCGGCCACGCCTACGGCAAGTCGCTGCGCACCGTGAAGTCCTGCGTCGGCTCCACCTGGTGCCGGTACGGCGTACAGGACTCCGTCGCCATGGCGATCCACCTGGAGCTGCGCTACCGCGGCCTGCGCAGCCCGCACAAGCTCAAGTCGGCGGTCTCCGGCTGCGCCCGCGAGTGCGCCGAGGCCCGCGGCAAGGACTTCGGCATCATCGCCACCTCCAACGGCTGGAACCTGTACGTCGGCGGCAACGGCGGTGCCACCCCGCGCCACGCGGACCTGCTCGCCCAGGACCTCGACGACGAGCAGCTGATCAAGCTGATCGACCGGTTCCTGATGTTCTACATCCGCACCGCCGACCGGCTGGAGCGCACCTCCACCTGGCTGGAGCGCATCGAGGGCGGCCTCGACCACGTCCGCGACGTGGTGGTGAACGACTCGCTGGGCATCTGCGCCGACCTGGAAACCCTGATGGCCCACCACGTCGCCGACTACCAGGACGAGTGGGCCGCCACCCTGGCCGACCCGGACCGGATGCGTCGCTTCGTCTCCTTCGTCAACGCCCCCGGTGTCCCGGACCCGAGCATCCAGTTCACCCCGGAGCGCGACCAGATCAAGCCCGACCTGGTGCTCCTCGCCACCGAGGAGGAGCTGCTCGCCGCCCTCGACCCCGACAACGCGCTCCTGGAGACCCGATGA
- a CDS encoding assimilatory nitrate reductase electron transfer subunit → MLKGMTATDSTAEPRIVVIGGGMAGHRLAQQLTAHGARRVTLLAEEEHAPYNRVLLAEVLAGRYAPDIAALAALPPQVECRRARAVRIDREHRLVQCDDGAAVGYDSLVLATGSNPVLPPLRGLFDDALTGRERHELPTGVFAFRTMADCELVDGHLPGVRQAVVVGGGLLGVSAARALAARGVQVVLAHQGEHLMEHHLDEEAAGLLRAHLAELGVEVHTECRVRSALTEDRRITGVELADGFRLDAELLVIATGVRPRTGLAAAAGLEVRRGIVVDDRLRTSDPAVHALGDCAEHRGTVYGLAGPALAQADHLARLLCGQDTPYRGSRLLTRLTLTGPDSAPLDLAAFGETAPAGPGDRVVRLADAGRGTYRKVIVRRDEQGGDRLVGGVLLGDLGTVGDLAGTWEGDEALSAHPLHLLTTQSTTTGGPAR, encoded by the coding sequence ATGCTCAAGGGCATGACAGCGACGGACAGCACAGCGGAGCCGCGGATCGTGGTGATCGGCGGCGGTATGGCCGGCCACCGGCTCGCCCAGCAGCTCACCGCCCACGGCGCACGCCGGGTGACGCTGCTGGCCGAGGAGGAGCACGCCCCCTACAACCGGGTGCTGCTCGCCGAGGTGCTGGCCGGCCGCTACGCCCCGGACATCGCGGCCCTGGCGGCACTCCCCCCGCAGGTGGAGTGCCGCCGGGCCCGGGCCGTCCGGATCGACCGTGAGCACCGCCTGGTGCAGTGCGACGACGGCGCCGCCGTCGGTTACGACAGCCTGGTCCTCGCGACCGGCTCCAACCCGGTGCTGCCGCCGCTGCGCGGCCTGTTCGACGACGCTCTGACCGGCCGGGAGAGGCACGAACTCCCCACGGGGGTGTTCGCCTTCCGCACCATGGCCGACTGCGAGCTGGTCGACGGCCACCTGCCGGGCGTCCGGCAGGCCGTGGTGGTCGGCGGCGGACTGCTCGGGGTGAGCGCGGCCCGGGCACTCGCCGCCCGCGGCGTCCAGGTGGTGCTGGCCCACCAGGGCGAGCACCTGATGGAACACCACCTCGACGAGGAGGCCGCCGGACTGCTCCGCGCCCATCTCGCCGAACTCGGCGTCGAGGTGCACACCGAGTGCCGGGTGCGCTCGGCGCTCACCGAGGACCGCCGGATCACCGGTGTCGAACTCGCCGACGGCTTCCGCCTGGACGCCGAACTCCTGGTCATCGCCACCGGGGTGCGGCCGCGCACCGGCCTCGCCGCCGCGGCGGGCCTGGAGGTGCGGCGCGGCATCGTCGTCGACGACCGGCTGCGCACCTCGGACCCGGCGGTGCACGCCCTCGGCGACTGCGCCGAGCACCGCGGCACCGTCTACGGCCTGGCCGGCCCCGCCCTCGCGCAGGCCGACCATCTGGCCCGGCTGCTGTGCGGCCAGGACACCCCGTACCGGGGCAGCCGGCTGCTCACCCGACTCACCCTGACCGGCCCCGACTCGGCGCCGCTGGACCTCGCCGCGTTCGGCGAGACCGCCCCCGCCGGCCCCGGCGACCGGGTCGTCCGGCTCGCCGACGCCGGCCGCGGCACCTACCGCAAGGTCATCGTCCGCCGCGACGAGCAGGGCGGCGACCGCCTGGTCGGCGGGGTCCTGCTCGGCGACCTCGGCACCGTCGGCGACCTCGCCGGCACCTGGGAGGGCGACGAGGCCCTGTCAGCACACCCGCTGCACCTGCTCACCACCCAGAGCACGACCACCGGAGGGCCCGCCCGATGA
- a CDS encoding ATP-binding cassette subfamily B protein: protein MALPQGPLSHRYRGEHPVRTLLYLFRPDRGRVAAAVAVFLAKHAPVWLLPLITANIVDVVVRHRPISVLWWNSAVLLVILLLNLPLHLLYVHWMHGSIRRMGTRLRSALCHRMQQLSIGYHSRVSAGVLQAKVIRDVEGIENASQQTADNGLAAIATLTGGLVVIGVQTPAFLPVFLVIVPAAALLVVRLRERLRSQNESFRQEVEQLSSRIGEMTTLIPITRAHGLERTALRRVDRTLGRVLDAGLRLDLLNGRFGSLAWILLNAIGVGCLAGSALVAYYGWLDVTPGAVVMLSAYFSSLTGSVTTLLTLTPQLGKGLASVRSVGEVLEAPDLEENSGKAKVAKVTGRIEFRGVGHTYPGGEEPSVSGFDLTVRPGETIALVGGSGAGKSTVLNLLIGFLRPSEGRILLDGTDMERLDLRSYRKFLSVVPQESILFEGSVRENVTYGMKDVPEETVRAALRDANALEFIDRLPQGLDTVVGERGARLSGGQKQRLAIARALIRDPRVLILDEATSALDSRSEALVQQALARLVEGRTVFVVAHRLSTIRNADRIVVMHRGRIAEIGSHAELLRSGGAYAGLQAAQLA from the coding sequence ATGGCGCTGCCCCAGGGACCGCTCAGCCACCGCTACCGCGGCGAGCACCCCGTCCGCACCCTCCTCTACCTCTTCCGGCCCGACCGCGGCCGCGTCGCCGCGGCGGTGGCCGTCTTCCTGGCGAAGCACGCCCCGGTCTGGCTGCTGCCGCTGATCACCGCGAACATCGTGGACGTGGTCGTCCGGCACCGGCCGATCTCGGTGCTGTGGTGGAACTCCGCGGTGCTGCTGGTGATCCTGCTGCTCAACCTGCCGCTGCACCTGCTGTACGTGCACTGGATGCACGGCTCGATCCGGCGGATGGGCACCCGGCTGCGCTCGGCGCTGTGCCACCGGATGCAGCAGCTGTCGATCGGCTACCACTCGCGGGTGAGCGCCGGTGTGCTGCAGGCCAAGGTGATCCGCGACGTCGAGGGCATCGAGAACGCCTCGCAGCAGACCGCGGACAACGGGCTCGCCGCGATCGCCACGCTGACCGGCGGCCTGGTCGTCATCGGGGTGCAGACGCCGGCCTTCCTGCCGGTGTTCCTGGTGATCGTGCCGGCCGCGGCGCTGCTGGTCGTCCGGCTGCGGGAGCGGCTGCGCAGCCAGAACGAGTCCTTCCGGCAGGAGGTCGAGCAGCTGTCCTCCCGGATCGGCGAGATGACGACGCTGATCCCGATCACCCGGGCGCACGGGCTGGAGCGGACCGCGCTTCGCCGGGTGGACCGCACGCTCGGCCGGGTGCTGGACGCCGGGCTGCGCCTGGACCTGCTCAACGGCCGGTTCGGCTCGCTCGCCTGGATCCTGCTGAACGCGATCGGGGTGGGCTGCCTGGCCGGCTCGGCGCTGGTCGCGTACTACGGCTGGCTGGACGTCACCCCGGGCGCGGTGGTGATGCTCAGCGCGTACTTCTCCAGCCTGACCGGCTCGGTCACCACGCTGCTGACGCTGACTCCGCAGCTCGGCAAGGGGCTGGCGTCCGTCCGCTCGGTCGGCGAGGTGCTGGAGGCGCCCGACCTGGAGGAGAACTCCGGCAAGGCGAAGGTCGCGAAGGTCACCGGCCGGATCGAGTTCCGCGGCGTCGGGCACACCTACCCGGGCGGCGAGGAGCCCTCGGTGAGCGGCTTCGACCTCACCGTGCGGCCGGGCGAGACGATCGCCCTGGTCGGCGGCTCCGGCGCGGGCAAGTCCACCGTGCTGAACCTGCTGATCGGCTTCCTGCGCCCGAGCGAGGGCCGGATCCTGCTGGACGGCACCGACATGGAGCGGCTGGACCTGCGCAGCTACCGCAAGTTCCTGTCGGTGGTGCCGCAGGAGTCGATCCTGTTCGAGGGCAGCGTCCGGGAGAACGTCACCTACGGAATGAAGGACGTGCCGGAGGAGACCGTGCGGGCGGCCCTGCGGGACGCCAACGCGCTGGAGTTCATCGACCGGCTTCCGCAGGGCCTGGACACCGTGGTCGGCGAGCGCGGCGCCCGGCTGTCCGGCGGGCAGAAGCAGCGCCTCGCGATCGCCCGGGCCCTGATCCGCGACCCGCGGGTGCTGATCCTGGACGAGGCGACCTCCGCGCTGGACTCCCGTTCCGAGGCGCTGGTGCAGCAGGCACTGGCCCGGCTGGTCGAGGGCCGGACGGTGTTCGTGGTCGCCCACCGGCTCTCCACGATCAGGAACGCCGACCGGATCGTGGTGATGCACCGCGGCCGGATCGCCGAGATCGGCTCGCACGCCGAACTCCTGCGCAGCGGCGGGGCGTACGCCGGGCTGCAGGCCGCCCAGCTGGCCTGA
- a CDS encoding assimilatory nitrate reductase catalytic subunit produces the protein MNDAATDTHCPYCALQCGMGLRRTGGPVPVAVVERPAFPVNRGALCGKGANAAAVLAPGARLTTPLVRTGGELRPASWDEALDRIAAAVTATAAAHGRDAVGVFGGGGLTNEKAYLLGKFARVALRTSAIDYNGRFCMSSAAAGGIRAFGLDRGLPFPVEDIPRAGCVILVGGNPAETMPPFVRYLRELQENGGRLIVVDPRRTRTAELADLHLAPRPGTDLALALGLLHLVVAGGRTDEEFIAERTTGWAETRAVAMAHWPEHVESVTGVPVPQLREAVSMFCDAATGMVLTARGPEQQAKGTDTVSAWINLCLATGNAGRPYAGYGCLTGQGNGQGGREHGQKADQLPGYRKLDDPAARAHVAAVWGVDPDALPAPGRSAYELLDSLGTEVRTLLLAGSNPVVSAPRSTHVAERLRSLDFLAVSDVVLSETAALADVVLPVTQWAEETGTMTNLEGRVILRRKAVDAPEGVRSDLEVLHALAARLGHGEGFPTEPEKAFEELRRASAGGAADYAGISYERIEAEDGVFWPCPSAEHPGTPRLFLDRFATPDGRARFTPVQHRPAGEEPDEEYPVRLTTGRVLAQYQSGAQTRRVAELNAAAPGAFVELHPRLAERLGVRDGERVAVVSRRGRTVTPARLTTAIRPDTVFMPFHWPGAANANVHTNPALDPVSRMPEFKACAVRLEPAGPAE, from the coding sequence ATGAACGATGCCGCCACCGACACCCACTGCCCGTACTGCGCGCTGCAGTGCGGCATGGGGCTGCGCCGCACCGGCGGGCCCGTCCCGGTCGCCGTGGTGGAGCGACCCGCGTTCCCGGTGAACCGGGGTGCGCTCTGCGGCAAGGGCGCGAACGCCGCCGCGGTGCTGGCGCCCGGCGCCCGGCTGACCACCCCGCTGGTACGGACCGGCGGCGAGCTGCGCCCGGCCTCCTGGGACGAGGCGCTGGACCGGATCGCCGCGGCGGTCACCGCGACCGCCGCCGCGCACGGCAGGGACGCCGTCGGGGTGTTCGGCGGCGGCGGGCTGACCAACGAGAAGGCGTACCTGCTGGGCAAGTTCGCCCGGGTGGCGCTGCGCACCTCGGCGATCGACTACAACGGCCGGTTCTGCATGTCCTCGGCGGCGGCCGGCGGGATCCGGGCGTTCGGGCTGGACCGCGGGCTGCCGTTCCCGGTGGAGGACATCCCGCGGGCGGGCTGCGTGATCCTGGTCGGCGGCAATCCGGCGGAGACCATGCCGCCCTTCGTCCGCTACCTGCGCGAACTGCAGGAGAACGGCGGGAGGCTGATCGTCGTCGACCCGCGGCGCACCCGCACCGCCGAGCTCGCCGACCTGCACCTCGCCCCGCGGCCCGGCACCGACCTGGCGCTGGCGCTCGGCCTGCTGCACCTGGTGGTCGCCGGCGGCCGCACCGACGAGGAGTTCATCGCCGAGCGGACCACCGGCTGGGCCGAGACCCGCGCGGTGGCGATGGCGCACTGGCCCGAGCACGTCGAGTCGGTGACCGGGGTGCCGGTGCCGCAGCTGCGGGAGGCGGTGTCGATGTTCTGCGACGCCGCGACCGGCATGGTGCTGACCGCCCGCGGCCCGGAGCAGCAGGCGAAGGGCACGGACACGGTCAGCGCCTGGATCAACCTGTGCCTGGCCACCGGCAACGCGGGTCGCCCGTACGCCGGGTACGGCTGCCTCACCGGGCAGGGCAACGGCCAGGGCGGCCGCGAGCACGGCCAGAAGGCCGACCAGCTGCCCGGCTACCGGAAGTTGGACGACCCGGCGGCGCGGGCGCACGTGGCCGCGGTGTGGGGCGTCGACCCGGACGCGCTGCCGGCGCCGGGGCGCAGCGCGTACGAGCTGCTGGACTCGCTCGGCACCGAGGTGCGGACGCTGCTGCTGGCGGGCTCCAACCCGGTGGTGTCGGCGCCGCGTTCGACGCACGTGGCCGAGCGGCTGCGGTCGCTGGACTTCCTGGCCGTCAGCGACGTGGTGCTCTCCGAGACGGCGGCACTGGCGGACGTGGTGCTACCGGTGACGCAGTGGGCGGAGGAGACCGGCACGATGACCAACCTGGAGGGCCGGGTCATCCTGCGCCGCAAGGCCGTGGACGCGCCGGAGGGGGTGCGCAGCGACCTGGAGGTGCTGCACGCCCTCGCCGCGCGGCTGGGCCACGGGGAGGGCTTCCCGACCGAGCCGGAGAAGGCCTTCGAGGAGCTGCGGCGGGCCTCGGCCGGGGGCGCCGCCGACTACGCGGGGATCAGCTACGAGCGGATCGAGGCCGAGGACGGGGTGTTCTGGCCGTGCCCGTCGGCGGAGCACCCGGGCACCCCGCGGCTGTTCCTGGACCGGTTCGCCACGCCGGACGGGCGGGCCCGGTTCACGCCCGTGCAGCACCGCCCGGCGGGTGAGGAGCCGGACGAGGAGTACCCGGTGCGCCTGACCACGGGCCGGGTGCTGGCGCAGTACCAGTCCGGTGCGCAGACCCGCCGGGTGGCCGAGCTGAACGCGGCCGCGCCCGGTGCGTTCGTCGAACTGCACCCGAGGCTCGCCGAGCGGCTCGGGGTGCGCGACGGCGAGCGGGTGGCGGTGGTGAGCCGGCGCGGACGGACCGTCACCCCCGCCCGGCTCACCACCGCGATCCGGCCGGACACCGTGTTCATGCCGTTCCACTGGCCGGGCGCGGCCAATGCCAACGTGCACACCAATCCGGCGCTGGACCCGGTGTCGCGGATGCCGGAGTTCAAGGCCTGCGCGGTGCGGCTGGAGCCGGCCGGTCCGGCGGAGTGA
- a CDS encoding sirohydrochlorin ferrochelatase, with the protein MTPIPTLAAAPTPQATRRAAPPRAAALRVLHAPRRPALVLVAHGSRDPAAGAEIARLLDRLRAARPELDVRLGHLGLNAPLLPEVLDTLSGPAVLVPLLLGRGYHAKVDIPAALAAAPQVSGAVAAPLGPHPLLAEALAARLAEAGWRRCADGRDAVVLAASGSRDADAALDTQEQARLLALRLGVPVHPGYVAAGGPSVAETVARLTAEGRRPAVAGYFTAPGDFARLAAAAGAPLASAPLGAHDAVVRLVLERYRSCVPALLPTAA; encoded by the coding sequence ATGACGCCGATCCCCACCCTCGCCGCCGCCCCCACGCCGCAGGCGACCCGGCGGGCCGCCCCGCCCCGGGCCGCCGCCCTGCGGGTCCTGCACGCGCCCCGCCGCCCGGCCCTGGTGCTGGTCGCGCACGGCTCCCGCGACCCCGCCGCCGGCGCGGAGATCGCCCGCCTGCTGGACCGGCTGCGCGCCGCGAGACCCGAACTCGACGTCCGGCTCGGCCACCTCGGCCTCAACGCCCCCCTGCTGCCCGAGGTGCTGGACACCCTGAGCGGCCCGGCCGTCCTCGTCCCGCTGCTGCTCGGCCGCGGCTACCACGCCAAGGTCGACATCCCCGCCGCCCTCGCCGCCGCCCCGCAGGTCAGCGGCGCGGTCGCGGCCCCGCTCGGCCCGCACCCGCTGCTGGCCGAGGCCCTCGCCGCCCGGCTCGCCGAGGCCGGCTGGCGCCGCTGCGCCGACGGTCGCGACGCCGTCGTCCTCGCCGCCTCCGGCTCCCGCGACGCGGACGCCGCCCTCGACACCCAGGAGCAGGCCCGCCTGCTCGCCCTCCGCCTCGGCGTGCCCGTCCACCCCGGCTACGTCGCCGCGGGCGGCCCCAGCGTCGCCGAGACCGTGGCCCGCCTCACCGCCGAGGGCCGCCGCCCCGCCGTGGCCGGCTACTTCACCGCGCCCGGCGACTTCGCCCGCCTCGCGGCCGCCGCCGGCGCCCCGCTCGCCTCCGCCCCGCTCGGCGCCCACGACGCCGTCGTCCGCCTCGTCCTGGAGCGCTACCGCAGCTGCGTCCCGGCGCTCCTCCCCACCGCCGCCTGA
- a CDS encoding dGTPase: MDDTTPYDPAAEARWVPEPDKRPGRTAFQRDRARVLHSAALRRLAGTTQVVAPLQSDFPRTRLTHSLECAQVGRELGAALGCDPDLVETGCLAHDLGHPPFGHTGEEALDQAARECGGFEGNAQSLRILTRLEPKRFAPADESLARLAPRPGRSVGLNLTRAALDAATKYPWARGRHPADPSSTKYGVYGDDLPVFRWLRAGAPDGRKCFEATVMDWSDDVAYSTHDVEDGLQAGHIEPAALRSAEERTELFKIAERYAPDAAPAEFAEALDRLQAQDWWPRGYDGSARSRAGLKDLTSQLIGRFCLAAEQATRARYGPGRLTRYAAELVVPRPVRLECAVLKAVAVRYVMQRDEQAQLRSRQRIVIAELADALTRGAPHGLDPVFAAVYEEAEDDRAALRAVIDQIAVLTDASALALHARLVLHR, encoded by the coding sequence ATGGACGACACCACGCCGTACGACCCCGCCGCCGAGGCCCGCTGGGTGCCCGAGCCGGACAAGCGCCCCGGCCGCACCGCCTTCCAGCGCGACCGCGCGCGGGTGCTCCACTCCGCCGCGCTGCGCCGGCTCGCCGGCACCACCCAGGTGGTCGCCCCGCTGCAGAGCGACTTCCCGCGGACGAGACTGACCCACTCCCTGGAGTGCGCCCAGGTCGGCCGCGAGCTCGGCGCCGCCCTCGGCTGCGACCCGGACCTCGTGGAGACCGGCTGCCTCGCCCACGACCTCGGCCACCCGCCGTTCGGCCACACCGGCGAGGAGGCGCTCGACCAGGCGGCCCGCGAGTGCGGCGGCTTCGAGGGCAACGCCCAGTCGCTGCGCATCCTGACCCGCCTGGAGCCCAAGCGCTTCGCCCCGGCCGACGAGAGCCTCGCCCGGCTCGCCCCCCGGCCCGGCCGCAGCGTCGGCCTGAACCTCACCCGCGCCGCGCTGGACGCCGCCACCAAGTACCCGTGGGCGCGCGGCCGGCACCCCGCCGACCCGTCCTCCACCAAGTACGGCGTGTACGGCGACGACCTGCCGGTCTTCCGCTGGCTGCGGGCCGGCGCGCCGGACGGCCGCAAGTGCTTCGAGGCCACCGTGATGGACTGGTCCGACGACGTCGCCTACTCCACCCACGACGTCGAGGACGGCCTGCAGGCCGGCCACATCGAGCCGGCCGCGCTGCGCTCCGCCGAGGAGCGCACCGAACTCTTCAAGATCGCCGAGCGGTACGCCCCGGACGCCGCCCCCGCCGAGTTCGCGGAGGCCCTGGACCGCCTGCAGGCGCAGGACTGGTGGCCGCGCGGCTACGACGGCAGCGCCCGCTCCCGGGCCGGCCTCAAGGACCTCACCTCCCAGCTCATCGGCCGGTTCTGCCTGGCCGCCGAGCAGGCCACCCGGGCCCGCTACGGCCCCGGCCGGCTCACCCGGTACGCCGCCGAGCTGGTCGTGCCCCGGCCGGTCCGGCTGGAGTGCGCGGTGCTCAAGGCGGTCGCCGTCCGCTACGTCATGCAGCGCGACGAGCAGGCCCAGCTCCGCTCCCGGCAGCGGATCGTCATCGCCGAGCTCGCCGACGCGCTGACCCGCGGCGCCCCGCACGGCCTCGACCCGGTCTTCGCCGCCGTGTACGAGGAGGCCGAGGACGACCGGGCCGCGCTGCGCGCCGTGATCGACCAGATCGCCGTCCTCACCGACGCCTCCGCCCTCGCCCTGCACGCCCGGCTCGTCCTGCACCGCTGA